In Hemicordylus capensis ecotype Gifberg chromosome 17, rHemCap1.1.pri, whole genome shotgun sequence, the DNA window CGCAAAACGTGATTCTCTGTCCGTGAGGATGCAGGAGAAGCAAAGCTCAATACTGACCACGGGGCGAAGGACTGAACCCCCTCCCGGTTGTgcgtggggtggtgggggggctcGTGAGAGTGGGGAGGCGAGAAGGGGGCCGGAGGAGCAGCCTCCCAATTCAGCCGCTGGGAGGGCAAAAGCCCAGGGCGTGGCTCCGGGCAGACCGTGGGGACCCCCCTGCCTTGTAACAGTGCCTAGCCACTAGGGCCTCCTGCCAGCCGCACCCGGCACTCTGCAGTGCCCAGGGAACGCGCGGCCAGGTTTGGCTGGCGCAGGAGGCCGCCACGGACAGGAACGAGGCGGGCGGGGCTCACTCGAAGGTCTCCCACTGCTTCCTCAGCTGCTGCACCTTCCCCGCAGCCGCGACGGAAACCTCCTGCTTGGTCTCGCTGAGCAAGTCTTCAAAGGGGTCCTGGGCGGCCGGCGGCTTGGAGGGGGGCAGCCCCGGGGGCTCGGCCCTGCTGGCcggggggggaggcagcggcaggtcACTGGGCCTGGcagccagcctggccctggcctcccGCTTGGAGGCAGAATGGGTCAGGGGCAATGTCCGCATTCGGGAAGGGCCGCCCAGCCGGGCCGGCTGCGGGGCGCTGCTCTGGGGAGGGGCTCGGCTCAGGCTGGCGCCGGCCGCTCCTGCCGCCACCATGGGAGACTGCGCAAAGAGGTTGGGCATGGAGAGCGccagggggttggggggaggccTCTGGGGCAGGTGGAAGCCGGAGGGGGAGGTGATGAAGCTGGAGCTGTAGGCGTGGCCCAGGGGGGCAGCAAAGGGGCTCCCGGGGGGCCGGGCCAGGGACAAGGGCAGGGGCGCGGGCACAAAGGGGTTGAGGGAGACCTGTCCAAAGGGGCCTGCCGAGGGGGAGTAGCCCAGCAGCCGCCCCCCCAAGGGGGCTGCCGGGGCGAGGTCGCCTGCCATGGAGGGGAAGccgggggcggggcttggggaGGCGGGGCCCAGGAGGCGGCTGGCGCTGGGCCGCAAGGAGGCCTCCGGGCCGCCCCCTGCTTTCAGGGGGTCCAGGAGGGCGAGGAGGAAGTCGCTGTCGCTGCCGGCCCCCTCCACGCGGACCCGGACTGGCTGCAGCATCTCGGGCGCCCCGCCGGAGCTGGGCGGGAgctggggcgggcgggcgggcaagcCGGGGGCGGGCGGCCTGGGCTCCGCCTCCGCAGCAGCAAGGGTCCTGGCGGCAAAGGCCTCCTGCAGGAGCTCCGAGGCCCGCTCGCCACGCCCTGccaggctgggggggggcggcggcctCCGGCGGGGCCTGCGGCTTGCcgggccggggggcggggggcgggggcacgaTGCCCAGCTCCGGCGTCTTCCTGCCCTGCGGCCGGGGGATGGTGATGCTGCCCGGCGTGGCAGGCGAGCTCCCGGCCTCCTTCTCGGGGGGATCCAGGGCGAGGCTGTCTCTGCTGCGGGGCCTCGACGGGACGGGGGGGGCCTTCCCCAGCGGCGCCAAGGGCCTCTCCGGAGGGCTCTGCGAGGACTTGGTGGGGATGGCCATGTCGTCCTGGCCCATGCCCCACAGCGGCTTGTAGGGCTGGGAGGGCTTCATCCCTGGGGCAGCCGCCCAGCTCTTCTCCGGGAAGCCGGGGGCCATCCTCTGCCAGAAACAGACGAGAATCAGTGCAGctctcacccccgcccccccccggtctTGCTGGGacccactcccccccgccccaccccccaccatgctgcccacctgcctgcctgatgTGGCCTTCCCCTCCCTACCTGGTAGTCAAAGGTGCACAGCTgggcccccccctcctcctcctcctccgtgggCAGCCTCAGGTCTTCCAAGCTCTTGGCCTGGCTGAGGAGGGGGGGCTGCAGCTCCACCTCCAGGCCGGTGAACATGCTCTCCAGCAGGCTGGTCTCCGTGGGgctgtctggggtggggggccccGGGGGCCTCTCCGGGCTggcgccttcctctccttctgcgCTTCCCGACTCTTTCAGGGTCCGGTAGGGCTGAGGCCTGGCGGGCAGAAAAACCTCATGCGCTCCACCGAGCGGTGCTGCCGCCTCCCCGAGCCCTCCCGCCCAGGAAGGCCTGCAGGGATGTGGGGCACCTCTGGGGGTCCGTGGCCAGCCCTCCCAGGAGAGAAGGAGCTCCTGCTGCCTTTGCTCTCAGGaggccgggaagaagccgggaagaagccgggccACCTTGCCTAGGCTTGCTCTGCTCTCCCGGCCGGGGGCGGAGAGGCCATCGAGAAGCGGCCGCATGCAAGCTCAAGGCGGCCCCGACTCTTTGGCCCGGAAGGGCAAGGAAGACCCTGGGGGGTCTGCAGTCGAGGGCAACGTGGGGTGGCCGTGAAATGCACATCCCCAGTGCAGAAGGAGGTGGACTTTTGAGAGGTGAAGACACCACGGTCCATCCCGGGGatgcagacagacacagacacgcaCCCCCCTGCCGGCAGGGGGAACTCTGTGAGGCCACCACCGGCTCTGCTGCCCCGGCTGACCCAGCGCAAGCCCTCCTGGAGGGAAGGGCCAATGGCCGGAGAACTTGGCCCGCAGCACCGCAGCCCATTATTGGCGGCCCCAGCTCCGGCGTGCCTTGGCAAATGGGCCTTGAAGACCCTGCGATTTGCATCTCAGCTCCACACGCAAGGccgcggcggtggtggcggcgcaAGGCGCATCCAATTAGCGCCCCCAGCTGACAGGCCTCCCCAGCGTGAGTGGCGTGTGACTGGCAGCCAGGCTCCCGGTGCCCTTTCAGCAAGGCCCGAGACAGAGGGAAACGTGGGAGCGGCCCCAGCAAACCCTCCTCGCTCCCGGGGCTGCCTTGATGAACGGCACCCTGCAAACTCATTAGCCCAGGGTGGCTCGTTCCAGGCCCCCATTAGAGGCGGAAACTGACTTTGTGCCGACACTCCGGCGGCCTCATTACCACCGGGGGCCGGGGAAGAGGTGCTGCTGCAGGACGGAAGGCGCAGCCAGCAGCACTTCCGGGGACGGGAAGACACACAGGTGCGAAGAGGAGAGCGGGACCCCGCCCAGGGGCAGGTCAGGGGGCCGTTGGGGCAGCACCCAAGTGCCCAGAAGACGCGGCCATCAGGCCAGGCGTGGCATCACGTCGGACCTCAGGaggctggccggccggctggccTCATATACAAGATCCAACAGGCTCTCCCtccatctctcctcctccaccaccactgggcatttgctcccccccccccgccccccgctggcAAAATAAGCCACAAGTGAGACTCCCTTCTGCTCTGCCGGGGCCTGTGCTtatccctgcctgccccccatctccccctgGCCCTAAAGACTCAGACCACCGTCTGTCCCGCCCAGGACAGCCCAGCTGAAGGCTCCCCACGTTCCCTGTCGGGGCCTTCGCCTGCGCAGGCCTTGCACTGCTGTCTGCCTCGGCGGGAGACTCTCGAAAGGGGGCCAGCACAGAGAAGACCCGGCACAcagaaacgggcggcggggacgGACACCGGCTGGAAGCTCACAAGACGCACCAACGAGCACAAAGGGGCACTGAGACAGGCCGAGCGACAAGGGGGGGCAgcgtgggggggggaagaaaggggaagcAGAGGGGGCCAGTCCATAGCAGGGATGAGAAGCATGCCCCCCCCAACCCCGCAACACACACAGCCTGGTGTGGACATACGCAGGAAACATgcccgtgcacacacacacacacacacacacttgccacaAAGGCACCCGGGCAGGGCAAAGGCAactgtgccgggggggggggcgcgtggcTGTGGCTAGGGTGGCAAAGAGTCAAGGTATAGACCATTCAAAGGGagcagagaagaggaagctgtCCGAGAAGGCCGAGACAGGGTCGTCTTCCTGCGGAAACTCGTCGCCGGAAGAGTCCTCTGAGAGGAAGACCGTATAGTGGCGCGTGGGCTTGACCAggctgaaggagagagagaggcggcgggagagagagagagggggggggtgtTACTGAGGTGGcccctgcagagggaaagggaatcAAAGTCAGCCGAGAAAGACTCCAGCGGCTTCCAAGAGGCCCGACCTGGCCAAGAGGCCCCCAATTCACGGCTGCCGCACCTCAGGCCACTCGGCATTTGACTCTGATCCCGAAAACTGGCAAGACCcaggaccccaccccaccccgaaatGCAAGCCAACCGAGCGCAACCTCCGCCAGAAGCAGGAAGGAGCCCCTCTCCTCTCCGTGAGCAGCGGGGGCCCAGGGCAGGAAGCCCCCATGGGGAGGCCGTGCCGGCACCCCAGCAAGGCCCCCCCCGGCACCCGAGAGCTCAGCCCCCGCTCAGAAACACCAAGCATCTTCGGCACACAGCCTGGGCCCCCCGACAATGCCCCTTGGAGGGGGGGCCCAGGAGAGGCGAAGGAAGCGCAGGGAACCTGCCCCCACTTCCTCTCCTGCGTGGCTCTGTGAAGAAGGCTGTCCACAAAGACGGCCGGCATCCACTTCTGCCATGGGGGTGGccttttttgctcccccccccacagtggAAATGGCCGCAGCCTGGTTCACGCGGAGgccgcccccccttaaagagacagaGCAACGGCGGCTGGTTTGCACGCGtgcagcaccccacaagtgccccccccccccaacattcacGGCTCACTCGACTGGAGAGAGTGGCTGGAAGTTTCTGCCTCCAGGACAAGTTGAGTCGTCTCTTCAGCCGTGTGACGCATTGCTAAAATATTGAGCAGTATAAAAAATACACCTGCCTTGTCAGTGGCTGCTCCGAGCTCTgcctacccacacacacacacaagcagcacaGCCCACATGCCTGGACGGGGCCAGAGATCACCGAGCGGCTGGGGGTTCTCCCCCAGGCTAGAGAGGCCAAGGGCCTCCCGAATCCTGCACTCCCGGGCAcgcctccttcctcttcagtGGATCTGACCGGACAGGCCCTTCAGGGATCACACAGAGTTCGGGAGAGGGGCTGGGTGAGCGCCTGTCCACCGCTGAAACTGCCAGAGAGCGGGACGCTGCATTGTGCACGAGGGTCCATAAGGCAACGCTTACACTTTATGCACCAGcacgaccacaagaccaggaaaGCTGGGCTGTGGGTAGCAAGCCCTGGcttgcccccttggctaagcagggtccaccctggttgcatttggctGGGAGACTTGGTGCGTGAGCAGAACTGTGAgagcttcccctcaggggatgatggggccactctgggaggagcatccagGTCCCCAGGTCCCTCCCGGGCAGCACCTCCAAGTcaggggggctgagagagagtcctgcccgcagccttggagaagccgctgccggtctgcggagacaatcctgagcgagatggacccagagGCTGACTCGGCAGAGGACAGTTTCCACTGTTCCTGCTGCTCATCCCCACTGCAGGttggtttgtgcacacacacacttgcttaaCGTATCGGTACGTGCGAGAAGATGCCCTAAACACCACCTCTCTGCCCAGCTGGACATCTCCAGAGTTTCTGGGGAGAAGCCACCTCCCCGGGACCTTCTCTGTGCTGTGGCTTTGAGGTGGGGCCCTCACTCCTGCCCACATGACACTTGGGCATCTAAAAAGGGAGGCCTGGGAGGGTTTGCCCAC includes these proteins:
- the DENND1A gene encoding LOW QUALITY PROTEIN: DENN domain-containing protein 1A (The sequence of the model RefSeq protein was modified relative to this genomic sequence to represent the inferred CDS: inserted 2 bases in 1 codon) → MGSRIKQNPDTTFEVYVEVTYPSGTDPEVRRQFPEDYSDQEILQTLTRFCFPFRVDSLTVSQVGQNFTFVLTDIDSKQRFGFCRLSSGAKTCFCILSYLPWFEVFYKLLNILADYSAKSQDSQRHELLETLHKLPVPEPGTSVHLSVHSYFTVPDIHELPSIPENRNLTEYFVAVDVNNMLHLYASMLYERRVLICCSKLSTLTACVHGSAAMLYPMFWQHVYIPVLPPHLLDYCCAPMPYLIGIHLSLMEKVRSMALEDVVILNVDSNTLETPFDDLQSLPSDVVSALKSRLKKVSMATGDGVARAFLKAQAAFFGSYRSALKIEPEEPITFCEETFISHRSATMRQFLQNAIQLQLFKQFIDGRLDLLNSGEGFSDVFEEEINMSEYAGSDKLYHQWLSTVRKGSGAILNTMKTKANPAMKTVYKFAKVHAKMGIKEVKNRLKQKDIAENGCSTVPEDSLPRTAPSPGPEKRDPRLREDRRPITVHFGQVRPPRPHVARRPKSNVTLDGRRTSVSSPEHLVKPTRHYTVFLSEDSSGDEFPQEDDPVSAFSDSFLFSAPFEWPQPYRTLKESGSAEGEEGASPERPPGPPTPDSPTETSLLESMFTGLEVELQPPLLSQAKSLEDLRLPTEEEEEGGAQLCTFDYQRMAPGFPEKSWAAAPGMKPSQPYKPLWGMGQDDMAIPTKSSQSPPERPLAPLGKAPPVPSRPRSRDSLALDPPEKEAGSSPATPGSITIPRPQGRKTPELGIVPPPPAPRPGKPQAPPEAAAXPPSLAGRGERASELLQEAFAARTLAAAEAEPRPPAPGLPARPPQLPPSSGGAPEMLQPVRVRVEGAGSDSDFLLALLDPLKAGGGPEASLRPSASRLLGPASPSPAPGFPSMAGDLAPAAPLGGRLLGYSPSAGPFGQVSLNPFVPAPLPLSLARPPGSPFAAPLGHAYSSSFITSPSGFHLPQRPPPNPLALSMPNLFAQSPMVAAGAAGASLSRAPPQSSAPQPARLGGPSRMRTLPLTHSASKREARARLAARPSDLPLPPPPASRAEPPGLPPSKPPAAQDPFEDLLSETKQEVSVAAAGKVQQLRKQWETFE